The following proteins are co-located in the Silene latifolia isolate original U9 population chromosome 1, ASM4854445v1, whole genome shotgun sequence genome:
- the LOC141605714 gene encoding dehydration-responsive element-binding protein 2C-like isoform X1, which translates to MNTIDFVKATSNPISSCSLQFDNTRKRKTKARPDGSVSVADTIAKWKEINSKLQDKAVRKAPAKGSKKGCMKGKGGPDNSRCNFRGVRQRIWGKWVAEIREPNRGKKLWLGTFPTAIEAALAYDDAARSMYGSSARLNLPNYSNNCPPSPNGDSQESGITATCTITLTSCTTTSTDEHSEVCIGDEHEMDINGPSTKKECGEEQSKYDACKNSSSAVKEESNLKADLGEEGGIDINDYLQNYTPEEMFDLDELLGEIDAGPVSEGPSDLRQLGPNDLPYQDYHQNSPVLDNLYLHELDQYGPEFGLDFLKPGRQEDYSLYVDDNAFLDLVDFGL; encoded by the coding sequence ATGAACACTATTGATTTCGTCAAAGCTACTTCTAACCCTATTTCTTCATGTTCTCTACAATTTGACAACACCAGGAAAAGGAAGACCAAAGCAAGGCCTGATGGGTCCGTTTCTGTGGCGGATACCATTGCTAAGTGGAAAGAGATCAACAGCAAACTCCAAGACAAGGCTGTTCGAAAGGCGCCTGCCAAGGGCTCGAAGAAAGGCTGTATGAAAGGTAAAGGCGGTCCTGATAACTCCAGATGTAATTTCCGTGGTGTTCGACAGAGGATTTGGGGTAAATGGGTTGCGGAGATTCGAGAGCCCAACAGGGGTAAAAAGTTATGGCTTGGTACTTTCCCTACTGCCATTGAAGCTGCTTTGGCATATGATGACGCTGCTAGGTCTATGTATGGCTCTTCTGCCCGTTTGAACTTACCCAATTACTCTAATAATTGCCCTCCATCTCCAAATGGGGACTCTCAGGAGTCTGGTATTACTGCTACCTGCACGATTACTCTGACATCTTGTACCACGACCTCAACTGATGAGCATTCTGAAGTTTGTATTGGAGATGAGCATGAGATGGATATTAATGGGCCTTCCACGAAGAAGGAATGCGGTGAAGAACAATCTAAGTATGATGCTTGTAAGAACTCAAGTAGTGCTGTCAAGGAAGAATCAAACCTAAAGGCGGATCTCGGTGAAGAAGGTGGAATTGACATTAATGATTACTTGCAGAACTACACACCTGAGGAAATGTTTGATTTGGATGAGTTACTTGGAGAAATTGATGCAGGACCGGTTTCTGAGGGTCCGTCTGATTTAAGACAATTGGGGCCTAATGATTTGCCATATCAGGATTATCACCAGAATTCACCGGTGCTTGATAATTTGTATCTGCATGAGCTAGATCAATATGGGCCTGAGTTTGGACTCGATTTCCTGAAGCCTGGTAGACAAGAAGATTACTCTCTCTATGTTGATGATAATGCCTTTCTGGACCTGGTAGACTTCGGTCTGTAA
- the LOC141605714 gene encoding dehydration-responsive element-binding protein 2C-like isoform X3 produces MCGGFLGVLIQRKRKTKARPDGSVSVADTIAKWKEINSKLQDKAVRKAPAKGSKKGCMKGKGGPDNSRCNFRGVRQRIWGKWVAEIREPNRGKKLWLGTFPTAIEAALAYDDAARSMYGSSARLNLPNYSNNCPPSPNGDSQESGITATCTITLTSCTTTSTDEHSEVCIGDEHEMDINGPSTKKECGEEQSKYDACKNSSSAVKEESNLKADLGEEGGIDINDYLQNYTPEEMFDLDELLGEIDAGPVSEGPSDLRQLGPNDLPYQDYHQNSPVLDNLYLHELDQYGPEFGLDFLKPGRQEDYSLYVDDNAFLDLVDFGL; encoded by the exons ATGTGTGGTGGCTTCCTTGGTGTTTTGATTCAGAG GAAAAGGAAGACCAAAGCAAGGCCTGATGGGTCCGTTTCTGTGGCGGATACCATTGCTAAGTGGAAAGAGATCAACAGCAAACTCCAAGACAAGGCTGTTCGAAAGGCGCCTGCCAAGGGCTCGAAGAAAGGCTGTATGAAAGGTAAAGGCGGTCCTGATAACTCCAGATGTAATTTCCGTGGTGTTCGACAGAGGATTTGGGGTAAATGGGTTGCGGAGATTCGAGAGCCCAACAGGGGTAAAAAGTTATGGCTTGGTACTTTCCCTACTGCCATTGAAGCTGCTTTGGCATATGATGACGCTGCTAGGTCTATGTATGGCTCTTCTGCCCGTTTGAACTTACCCAATTACTCTAATAATTGCCCTCCATCTCCAAATGGGGACTCTCAGGAGTCTGGTATTACTGCTACCTGCACGATTACTCTGACATCTTGTACCACGACCTCAACTGATGAGCATTCTGAAGTTTGTATTGGAGATGAGCATGAGATGGATATTAATGGGCCTTCCACGAAGAAGGAATGCGGTGAAGAACAATCTAAGTATGATGCTTGTAAGAACTCAAGTAGTGCTGTCAAGGAAGAATCAAACCTAAAGGCGGATCTCGGTGAAGAAGGTGGAATTGACATTAATGATTACTTGCAGAACTACACACCTGAGGAAATGTTTGATTTGGATGAGTTACTTGGAGAAATTGATGCAGGACCGGTTTCTGAGGGTCCGTCTGATTTAAGACAATTGGGGCCTAATGATTTGCCATATCAGGATTATCACCAGAATTCACCGGTGCTTGATAATTTGTATCTGCATGAGCTAGATCAATATGGGCCTGAGTTTGGACTCGATTTCCTGAAGCCTGGTAGACAAGAAGATTACTCTCTCTATGTTGATGATAATGCCTTTCTGGACCTGGTAGACTTCGGTCTGTAA
- the LOC141605714 gene encoding dehydration-responsive element-binding protein 2C-like isoform X2 yields MCGGFLGVLIQRWKRKTKARPDGSVSVADTIAKWKEINSKLQDKAVRKAPAKGSKKGCMKGKGGPDNSRCNFRGVRQRIWGKWVAEIREPNRGKKLWLGTFPTAIEAALAYDDAARSMYGSSARLNLPNYSNNCPPSPNGDSQESGITATCTITLTSCTTTSTDEHSEVCIGDEHEMDINGPSTKKECGEEQSKYDACKNSSSAVKEESNLKADLGEEGGIDINDYLQNYTPEEMFDLDELLGEIDAGPVSEGPSDLRQLGPNDLPYQDYHQNSPVLDNLYLHELDQYGPEFGLDFLKPGRQEDYSLYVDDNAFLDLVDFGL; encoded by the exons ATGTGTGGTGGCTTCCTTGGTGTTTTGATTCAGAGGTG GAAAAGGAAGACCAAAGCAAGGCCTGATGGGTCCGTTTCTGTGGCGGATACCATTGCTAAGTGGAAAGAGATCAACAGCAAACTCCAAGACAAGGCTGTTCGAAAGGCGCCTGCCAAGGGCTCGAAGAAAGGCTGTATGAAAGGTAAAGGCGGTCCTGATAACTCCAGATGTAATTTCCGTGGTGTTCGACAGAGGATTTGGGGTAAATGGGTTGCGGAGATTCGAGAGCCCAACAGGGGTAAAAAGTTATGGCTTGGTACTTTCCCTACTGCCATTGAAGCTGCTTTGGCATATGATGACGCTGCTAGGTCTATGTATGGCTCTTCTGCCCGTTTGAACTTACCCAATTACTCTAATAATTGCCCTCCATCTCCAAATGGGGACTCTCAGGAGTCTGGTATTACTGCTACCTGCACGATTACTCTGACATCTTGTACCACGACCTCAACTGATGAGCATTCTGAAGTTTGTATTGGAGATGAGCATGAGATGGATATTAATGGGCCTTCCACGAAGAAGGAATGCGGTGAAGAACAATCTAAGTATGATGCTTGTAAGAACTCAAGTAGTGCTGTCAAGGAAGAATCAAACCTAAAGGCGGATCTCGGTGAAGAAGGTGGAATTGACATTAATGATTACTTGCAGAACTACACACCTGAGGAAATGTTTGATTTGGATGAGTTACTTGGAGAAATTGATGCAGGACCGGTTTCTGAGGGTCCGTCTGATTTAAGACAATTGGGGCCTAATGATTTGCCATATCAGGATTATCACCAGAATTCACCGGTGCTTGATAATTTGTATCTGCATGAGCTAGATCAATATGGGCCTGAGTTTGGACTCGATTTCCTGAAGCCTGGTAGACAAGAAGATTACTCTCTCTATGTTGATGATAATGCCTTTCTGGACCTGGTAGACTTCGGTCTGTAA
- the LOC141589879 gene encoding uncharacterized protein LOC141589879 — protein sequence MEKKDTIWVKWVECNYLKGQQWVDYTPSPNSIWVWRRICRVKNEIVHGYVDGIWHQQEDFSSTRCYDWLRGQAPKVRWEKVVWTGWSIPKHNFLGWLWAHGALQTKCKLLNYGVLDEDTCLLCGMGSESQEHVFFDCPYSRQVILQVKQASGVDIPATNALEWCMNRHGSSVQKGVQHAMVISAVYGIWQQRNACRHELVIVRPEWLAKRILNDMKARIRERDKSPLSIFDVEWLESKNLM from the coding sequence ATGGAGAAAAAGGACACAATTTGGGTGAAATGGGTGGAATGCAATTACCTAAAGGGGCAGCAATGGGTGGACTATACTCCTAGTCCTAACTCTATCTGGGTGTGGAGGAGAATTTGCAGGGTTAAAAATGAGATAGTCCATGGGTATGTTGATGGTATCTGGCATCAGCAGGAAGATTTTTCTTCTACCAGATGTTATGATTGGTTGAGGGGGCAAGCTCCAAAAGTGAGGTGGGAGAAGGTGGTCTGGACGGGGTGGAGTATTCCCAAACACAATTTCCTGGGGTGGTTGTGGGCACATGGGGCTTTGCAGACAAAGTGCAAATTACTGAACTATGGGGTTCTGGACGAAGATACTTGTTTGCTCTGTGGAATGGGCAGTGAAAGTCAGGAGCATGTCTTTTTTGACTGTCCTTACAGCAGACAAGTAATACTTCAAGTAAAGCAGGCCAGTGGAGTAGACATCCCTGCAACAAATGCTCTAGAATGGTGTATGAACAGGCATGGTTCGTCAGTGCAGAAGGGGGTTCAGCATGCTATGGTGATCAGTGCAGTGTATGGGATCTGGCAGCAGCGCAATGCTTGCAGACACGAGCTGGTTATAGTTCGTCCTGAATGGCTAGCAAAAAGAATTCTAAATGATATGAAAGCTAGGAtaagggagagagataagagtCCTTTAAGCATATTTGATGTTGAGTGGCTAGAGAGCAAAAACCTTATGTAA
- the LOC141647138 gene encoding uncharacterized protein LOC141647138: MRKPELSGRMSKWSIYLRGYDIRYDPRTAIKSQALADFVSSFSPAIQNLADKEILTLKGDKDAEVWQMHIDGASNQRGAGVGLILLSPHGDLIVQAIRCEFKVTNNETEYEALILGMQLALDLGIRNLQVYSDSLLIVNHVNDEYVARDSKMIAYLKVAKELKRKFKDCKLKQVPRDQNVKVDALTTLAATFKPTELANIPIAHVLEPSIQKAEEIDRGELEGQQGVENRAVVLSNTDDQSADLDWSMPYLDWLKDGKLPDDKRVPK, translated from the coding sequence ATGAGGAAGCCTGAGTTATCAGGAAGAATGTCGAAGTGGTCCATATACCTTCGTGGATATGACATTAGGTATGACCCAAGGACGGCAATAAAGTCACAGGCATTGGCAGATTTCGTTTCAAGCTTCAGCCCAGCTATCCAAAATCTGGCTGATAAAGAGATCTTGACCCTCAAAGGGGACAAGGATGcggaagtctggcagatgcacattGACGGCGCCTCCaatcaaaggggggcaggtgtaggccTAATCTTGTTATCTCCACACGGGGATCTGATAGTACAAGCAATCCGCTGTGAGTTTAAGGTTactaacaatgaaacagaatatgaAGCCTTAATACTAGGGATGCAGCTAGCTCTAGATTTGGGAATCAGAAACTTACAGGTATACAGTGATTCATTGCTTATAGTTAATCATGTAAATGATGAATATGTAGCCAGGgattcaaagatgatagcctacttaaaagtagcaaaggagctAAAGCGGAAATTCAAAGACTGCAAGCTTAAGCAGGTTCCCAGAGACCAGAATGTGAAAGTAGATGCCCTGACAACCCTGGCGGCAACTTTCAAACCAACAGAGCTGGCCAACATACCCATCGCGCACGTGTTAGAACCATCAATCCAAAAAGCAGAGGAAATAGACAGAGGAGAGCTGGAAGGCCAGCAGGGTGTGGAGAATCGAGCAGTAGTTCTGTCAAACACAGATGACCAGTCAGCTGATCTAGATTGGAGCATGCCTTACTTAGATTGGCTAAAAGATGGCAAGCTTCCAGATGACAAAAGAGTGCCTAAATAA
- the LOC141647144 gene encoding uncharacterized protein LOC141647144, with protein MGDGVRWPRPPLEGQAWRKDSKKKCEFHRDIGHTTEDCYTLCREIRRMYEQRELCHLLPCGGKQEDKVGSAKQVKPSTPHICTKLINVITGGSELSGLTYSAAKRHTTETKGDRPNTSCRVSHNGLPAVAFDEEDVHDSQEHHDALIITLSMANCTVRKVLVDTVSSVSLIMLKTIESMGFSEKDLKKKTIPLVDSVGKQLTHYERS; from the coding sequence ATGGGAGACGGGGTGAGGTGGCCTAGGCCGCCATTAGAGGGACAAGCTTGGAGGaaagatagcaagaagaagtgcgagTTCCATCGTGATATTGGACACACTACGGAGGATTGCTACACTTTATGCAGGGAGATCAGGCGCATGTACGAGCAAAGGGAACTGTGCCACCTATTACCATGTGGGGGCAAGCAGGAAGATAAGGTGGGTTCCGCAAAACAGGTTAAACCCTCCACACCGCATATATGCACTAAgctaataaacgtgataacaggcggctcagagcTAAGCGGATTAACATATTCAGCAGCAAAGAGACACACTACCGAGACTAAGGGTGACAGGCCAAATACCTCCTGCAGAGTTTCCCACAACGGCCTGCCTGCTGTCGCCTTCGACGAGGAAGATGTCCATGACAGTCAGGAACACCATGACGCACTTATCATAACActgtcaatggccaattgcacggtTAGGAAGGTCCTAGTAGATACTGTCAGCTCGGTCAGTctgatcatgctgaaaaccatagaaagcatgggattcagcgagaaggacttGAAGAAGAAGACCATCCCACTGGTGGATTCAGTGGGGAAACAGCTAACTCACTATGAGAGATCGTGA